One Arthrobacter sp. StoSoilB20 DNA segment encodes these proteins:
- a CDS encoding MFS transporter, whose translation MSANPSNTDVDATEHTTWRPRLALLVAATFFMEFLDGTILTTAIPSIASDFRVAPADINITMTAYLVTVAMGIPLSSWLAERFGARRIFCLAISVFTIASLLCAISTDLTMLTLSRVAQGMGGAMMVPVGTLVVLRGTPKSELLRATAYLVWPGLLAPVLAPMVGGALTTFLSWHWIFIINVPLGLAAFIAALRLVPRTQLDGKRRLDWFGLLLTTLGVGALVVGLETLGGHASNLLAAGVVFAGVLSLAGAVWWMGKAKVPLFNLGVFGTRTFRATSTGGFIYRLTISSVPFLLPLMFQDGFGWDPLKAGVMVAAVFVGNIGIKPATTPLIRRFGFKPVLVFASFASAVTFALCAFLDAQTPEPLIFALLLFSGAFRSIGFSAYASVQYADIVPGQLPSANAISATLVQLAAAAGIAVGALFLRLFEATDAFGPDQVAAYKGAFVAMAALMLISTVDSLTLHRHAGAEVSGGVTTGRGKTSRAQRGS comes from the coding sequence ATGAGCGCAAACCCGAGCAACACCGACGTCGACGCCACCGAACATACGACGTGGCGGCCGCGCCTGGCACTGCTGGTGGCAGCGACATTCTTCATGGAGTTCCTGGATGGGACCATCCTGACCACGGCCATTCCCAGCATCGCCTCCGATTTCCGAGTGGCACCGGCCGACATTAACATCACCATGACCGCGTACCTGGTGACGGTGGCCATGGGCATTCCGTTGAGCAGTTGGCTGGCGGAGCGTTTTGGTGCCCGTAGGATCTTCTGTCTCGCAATTTCGGTCTTCACCATTGCCTCCCTGCTCTGCGCGATCAGCACCGACCTGACCATGCTCACCCTCAGCCGGGTAGCCCAGGGGATGGGCGGAGCCATGATGGTACCCGTGGGCACCCTGGTGGTGCTTCGGGGCACACCCAAGTCCGAGCTTCTGCGCGCCACCGCCTACCTCGTGTGGCCGGGGCTCCTTGCACCTGTCTTGGCGCCGATGGTGGGCGGGGCACTGACTACCTTCCTGTCTTGGCACTGGATCTTCATCATCAACGTTCCACTCGGCCTGGCTGCTTTCATCGCCGCCCTGAGGCTGGTACCGCGGACCCAGCTTGACGGGAAACGGCGTTTGGACTGGTTCGGACTCCTCCTGACGACCCTGGGCGTAGGTGCGTTGGTGGTGGGCCTGGAGACTTTGGGTGGGCATGCATCCAACCTCCTTGCCGCAGGAGTGGTCTTCGCGGGGGTCCTGTCCCTTGCAGGCGCAGTCTGGTGGATGGGGAAAGCGAAGGTACCCCTGTTCAACCTCGGCGTCTTTGGCACCCGGACCTTCAGGGCTACCTCCACGGGTGGGTTTATTTACAGGCTCACCATCAGCTCCGTCCCATTCCTGTTGCCGTTGATGTTCCAGGACGGGTTTGGCTGGGATCCCCTGAAAGCAGGTGTGATGGTGGCGGCCGTGTTCGTTGGCAACATAGGAATCAAGCCGGCGACTACGCCTTTGATCAGGCGTTTTGGGTTCAAGCCGGTGCTGGTCTTCGCCTCGTTCGCCTCGGCTGTGACGTTTGCCCTGTGCGCTTTCCTTGACGCCCAGACCCCTGAGCCCCTCATTTTCGCCCTGTTGCTGTTCAGCGGCGCCTTCCGTTCCATCGGTTTCTCTGCCTACGCCTCGGTTCAGTATGCGGACATCGTTCCCGGGCAGTTGCCCTCCGCCAACGCCATCTCGGCAACGCTTGTCCAGTTGGCGGCCGCGGCCGGGATTGCGGTGGGCGCTTTGTTCCTGCGCTTGTTCGAGGCCACTGATGCCTTCGGCCCGGACCAGGTGGCGGCGTACAAGGGTGCTTTCGTGGCCATGGCTGCCTTGATGCTGATCAGCACCGTGGACAGCCTCACCCTGCACCGCCATGCGGGGGCTGAGGTCAGCGGCGGCGTCACAACCGGAAGAGGCAAAACCAGCAGAGCACAGCGGGGGAGCTAA
- a CDS encoding prolyl oligopeptidase family serine peptidase, whose product MTTTEADQTPLPGTGTTTSGPRHAADLAPEPTDENVWLEDIHGEEQLAWVREQNARTEELLEDAGYAAVEAGILEVLDSTDRIAMVSKRGDYYYNFWKDQEHPKGLWRRTTWESYLTEQPEWDVLLDIDALSAAEGVEWVFHGAGFLRPADGREYRLAMVSLSPDGGDADRHREFDVESRTFVEGGFDLPTAKGNVSWLDADTLLVSSTADGLPATTSSYARTGVKLRRGQTLAEAERLFEIPQDHMLAMVAHDSTPGYERTFAVDYIDFYNRSTWLLRDDSWVAIDVPTDVNISAHRDWLLFRPQKDWELSGSLYPAGSLLAADFESYLAGSRTLLVLFTPDTQTSLQSWSWTKDYLLLNLLRDVSSEIRVLDPSTVDSAGAWASTPLDACPPLHDVNAYAVDDEDQGAAGNDFWLVATGFITPTTLTRGTLTTAGDKQSGGVVSRHAEVKRSPSFFNEAAYEVQQHFAVSADGTKVPYFQVASRDLVLDGQNPTQLSGYGGFEISRTPAYSGTIGRAWLERRTAGPSAGDGAGPHSRGGVYVVANIRGGGEYGPSWHRAALQENRHRAYEDFAAVARDLISRGVTSRARLGCVGGSNGGLLVGNMLTQYPELFGAVSCGVPLLDMRRYTKLSAGYSWIAEYGDPDVPAQWEFIRTFSPYHLLRDGVEYPETFIWTATSDDRVGPVQARKMAARMQAMGIPNVWFHEALEGGHAGASDNRQAAALQARSNHFLWRSLAGSD is encoded by the coding sequence ATGACCACCACAGAAGCTGATCAGACGCCACTTCCCGGGACGGGCACCACTACCTCCGGGCCGCGCCATGCCGCAGACCTCGCGCCTGAGCCCACCGATGAGAACGTCTGGCTCGAGGACATCCACGGCGAAGAACAGCTGGCGTGGGTCCGTGAACAGAACGCCCGCACCGAAGAACTGCTCGAAGACGCCGGGTACGCCGCTGTTGAAGCCGGGATCCTGGAAGTCCTCGACTCAACGGACCGCATCGCCATGGTTTCCAAACGCGGGGACTACTACTACAACTTCTGGAAAGACCAGGAACACCCGAAAGGCCTCTGGCGCCGCACCACCTGGGAAAGCTACCTCACTGAGCAGCCGGAATGGGATGTCCTGCTGGACATCGACGCTCTTTCCGCCGCCGAAGGCGTGGAGTGGGTCTTCCACGGCGCCGGCTTCCTCCGGCCGGCCGACGGCAGGGAGTACCGGCTGGCCATGGTCTCGCTCTCCCCCGACGGCGGCGATGCGGACCGGCACCGCGAGTTCGACGTCGAATCCCGCACCTTTGTGGAGGGCGGCTTCGACCTCCCCACCGCCAAAGGAAATGTGAGCTGGCTCGATGCGGACACTTTGCTGGTATCCAGCACAGCGGACGGGCTGCCTGCAACGACGTCCTCCTACGCCCGGACGGGCGTAAAGCTCCGACGCGGCCAGACGCTGGCCGAGGCGGAGCGACTATTCGAGATCCCCCAAGACCACATGCTGGCCATGGTGGCCCACGATTCAACCCCCGGCTACGAGCGCACCTTCGCCGTGGACTACATCGATTTCTACAACAGGAGCACCTGGCTGCTGCGCGATGACTCGTGGGTGGCAATCGACGTTCCCACGGACGTCAACATCAGTGCACACCGCGACTGGTTGCTGTTCCGTCCGCAGAAAGACTGGGAGCTGTCCGGTTCCCTCTACCCTGCCGGATCGCTGCTGGCTGCCGATTTTGAGTCCTACCTGGCCGGATCCCGTACACTGCTGGTCCTGTTCACACCGGATACCCAGACCTCGCTGCAGTCCTGGAGCTGGACCAAGGACTACCTGCTGCTGAACCTCCTGCGTGACGTTTCTTCGGAGATCCGGGTACTGGACCCTTCCACGGTTGACTCCGCAGGTGCCTGGGCGTCCACCCCCCTGGACGCCTGTCCACCCCTGCATGACGTCAACGCCTATGCCGTGGATGACGAAGACCAAGGCGCTGCCGGCAATGACTTCTGGCTGGTGGCCACCGGCTTCATCACTCCCACCACCCTGACCCGGGGAACCCTCACCACCGCCGGGGACAAGCAGTCCGGCGGCGTGGTGAGCCGGCATGCGGAAGTGAAGCGGTCGCCGTCGTTCTTCAACGAAGCCGCGTACGAGGTCCAGCAGCACTTTGCCGTCTCCGCAGATGGAACGAAGGTTCCGTACTTCCAGGTAGCGTCCAGGGATCTGGTGCTCGACGGCCAAAACCCCACCCAGCTCTCCGGCTACGGCGGATTCGAAATCTCCCGGACCCCGGCCTACAGCGGAACCATCGGCCGCGCATGGCTTGAACGGCGAACTGCTGGTCCTTCCGCTGGAGACGGCGCCGGACCACACTCGCGCGGCGGCGTATATGTGGTGGCCAACATCCGGGGCGGCGGCGAATACGGACCTTCCTGGCACCGGGCTGCACTCCAGGAAAACCGTCACCGGGCCTATGAGGACTTCGCTGCCGTGGCCCGCGACCTGATCTCCCGCGGGGTCACCAGCCGGGCACGCCTGGGATGCGTCGGCGGCTCCAACGGCGGGCTGCTGGTGGGGAACATGCTCACGCAGTACCCCGAACTGTTCGGTGCCGTGTCCTGCGGAGTGCCGCTCCTGGACATGCGCCGTTACACCAAGCTCTCCGCCGGTTATTCATGGATTGCCGAATACGGGGACCCCGATGTCCCCGCACAATGGGAGTTCATCCGAACCTTCTCGCCGTACCACCTCCTTCGCGATGGCGTGGAGTACCCCGAGACGTTCATCTGGACTGCCACTTCCGATGACCGGGTGGGACCCGTCCAAGCCCGCAAGATGGCTGCCCGCATGCAGGCCATGGGCATCCCGAACGTCTGGTTCCACGAGGCCCTTGAAGGTGGCCACGCCGGCGCATCGGACAACAGGCAGGCCGCGGCGTTGCAGGCGCGGAGCAACCACTTCCTGTGGCGTTCGTTGGCTGGAAGCGACTGA
- a CDS encoding FAD/NAD(P)-binding protein encodes MAKSQTIRVALVGAGPRGTSVLERLLANWAAATPRGSSLRIDVVDPFPAGSGHVWQPEQSRLYLMNTQSFYPTLIPEDPQLAEPLAGGSFDQWREARRRDGEGLNEAEKAELATLESRDFPSRALYGRYLRQTLAGVLERLPDGVEVTFHQTLAVAARPVSRGTQDGFDVELANGDTLTVGSLVLALGHIESRLNPEQRSFQRAAEDQGLLYFPPAPPADVDWQGVPDNEPVLVRGMGLNFFDVMGQLTEGRGGKFVEAGAPGAGVLEYRASGREPKIIAASRRGTPYRAKAGLDGYYPASITMRYLTEDAVDVFRAAGIQPGFDHDLWPLLHRDALWAYYSTLARSQPAAIKDPAQFLADLEDALQVHAHTTTHWESSVGDLVEKHVVPSRRLNLRGLAAPLAGRTFASRHELDLAITAYLDDDARRSALGEADPVKMAIGALHTGRAILKSVVADGGITDESWLSGLRGWFESFVEGLASGAPALRSEQLAALARAGVVSFVGPDPKFSVDRTAKVFRAASPWVHDAPVEAPTLIEAMSPANRVAMNVSPLLEQMLADGLVRPKIMMGGEGAPVQTTGLDVEPHPYRPLAANGSITPNLYVLGLQLSATQWGTAIAAEARPKKGPAYASGQRTLRDADEIARSILGR; translated from the coding sequence GTGGCTAAATCGCAAACCATCCGTGTTGCCCTGGTAGGGGCCGGCCCCAGGGGCACCAGTGTCCTTGAGCGGCTGCTTGCGAATTGGGCTGCAGCGACACCACGGGGATCAAGCCTCCGGATCGATGTGGTGGATCCCTTTCCTGCCGGTTCGGGCCACGTGTGGCAGCCGGAGCAGTCGCGCCTGTACCTGATGAACACCCAATCGTTTTATCCGACGCTCATCCCCGAAGACCCGCAGCTGGCTGAGCCCTTGGCGGGTGGTTCCTTCGACCAATGGCGTGAAGCCCGGCGTCGTGATGGCGAGGGACTCAACGAGGCCGAAAAGGCGGAGCTGGCCACGCTGGAATCGCGCGACTTCCCCAGCCGCGCCCTGTACGGCAGGTACCTCCGCCAGACTTTGGCGGGCGTGCTGGAACGGCTGCCCGACGGCGTCGAAGTCACCTTCCATCAAACGCTCGCCGTTGCTGCGCGGCCGGTAAGCCGCGGCACGCAGGACGGATTCGACGTCGAACTCGCCAACGGCGACACCCTCACCGTCGGCTCGCTGGTCCTCGCGCTGGGGCACATTGAGTCCCGCCTGAATCCGGAGCAGCGTTCTTTCCAGCGCGCAGCCGAGGACCAGGGCCTGCTGTATTTCCCGCCTGCCCCGCCGGCGGACGTGGACTGGCAGGGGGTGCCGGACAACGAGCCTGTACTGGTCCGCGGCATGGGCCTGAATTTCTTTGACGTCATGGGCCAGTTGACGGAAGGCCGGGGCGGGAAGTTTGTTGAGGCCGGTGCCCCGGGAGCCGGGGTTCTGGAGTACCGGGCGTCGGGGAGGGAACCCAAAATCATCGCAGCTTCCCGCCGCGGCACGCCGTACCGGGCCAAGGCGGGCCTTGATGGCTACTATCCGGCCAGCATCACCATGAGGTACTTGACCGAAGATGCCGTGGATGTTTTCCGGGCAGCAGGAATCCAGCCTGGTTTTGACCATGATCTGTGGCCGCTGCTGCACCGTGACGCTTTGTGGGCCTACTATTCAACCCTGGCCCGTTCCCAGCCCGCGGCCATCAAGGATCCCGCGCAGTTCCTGGCCGATCTTGAGGATGCGCTCCAGGTCCACGCCCATACCACCACGCATTGGGAAAGCAGCGTGGGCGACCTCGTCGAAAAACACGTTGTCCCCTCACGCCGCTTAAACCTCCGGGGGCTGGCCGCACCGCTAGCGGGACGGACGTTTGCCTCCCGGCACGAGCTGGACCTTGCCATCACGGCCTATTTGGATGACGATGCCCGGCGCTCCGCCCTCGGCGAGGCAGACCCCGTCAAGATGGCCATCGGAGCGCTCCACACCGGCCGGGCCATCCTCAAATCGGTGGTGGCCGATGGCGGCATCACTGACGAATCATGGCTCTCCGGCTTGCGTGGCTGGTTCGAGTCCTTCGTGGAAGGACTGGCCAGCGGAGCCCCTGCGCTGCGTTCGGAGCAGTTGGCAGCCTTGGCGCGTGCCGGCGTCGTGAGTTTTGTCGGTCCGGATCCGAAGTTCAGCGTGGACCGGACCGCCAAGGTTTTCCGGGCCGCGTCCCCTTGGGTGCATGACGCCCCGGTGGAAGCCCCCACCCTCATTGAGGCGATGTCGCCGGCGAACCGGGTGGCCATGAATGTTTCCCCCCTGCTGGAGCAGATGCTCGCCGATGGCCTGGTACGCCCCAAGATCATGATGGGTGGTGAGGGTGCGCCCGTGCAGACCACCGGACTGGACGTGGAGCCACATCCCTACAGGCCATTGGCCGCCAATGGTTCCATCACCCCGAACCTGTACGTCCTGGGCCTTCAGCTGTCCGCAACCCAGTGGGGCACTGCCATTGCTGCCGAGGCCCGGCCAAAGAAGGGCCCCGCCTACGCCAGCGGACAGCGGACCCTGCGCGATGCCGACGAGATCGCCCGAAGCATTCTGGGTCGCTGA
- a CDS encoding ExeM/NucH family extracellular endonuclease, which translates to MHQQHWKVLAGSVLSAGLLAAPLTAAPAMAADDPSAPAGGSPVVINEAYLSGGSAGAAYKNKFVELYNSSDSPVSLAGWSLQYRSGTATAAPTGITPLTGSIPAKGYFLVQGATNSGTSTAPALPTADVQATGTLNPSGTTGTLVLARQATAVSPLPAGPVTENASIADLLGYGTSNTFETAAATAPTGNSDVKSLNRANGVDTNSNAADFSLSATITPTSSNGGGTPPVDPGPDPEPGVKTIAEVQGTGTASPLVGSTVTTRGKVTAVYATGGLNGYYVQTPGTGGGTAGAARPASDAVFIYSPSTAATVQAGDYLELTGVVSEFANQTQLTVEAAGLKKLAEAAPEVKSTPFTLPANEAARESLEGMLVAPQGDFTVTDNYSLNQYGEIGLAAGKSPLVQPTAVAAYGSAEYAAVVADNALRGIKLDDGASTNFLKDATTKAQALPYLTTTDPVRVGSAAQFRTDVILGYGNNSWKFQPLAALSPANAESVQPAGFTASRPDGPSDVGGNLKLASFNVLNYFPTTGDQLTGCNFYTDRDGNPITVKDGCNARGAANAENFERQQDKIVAAITKSGADVVSLEEIENSAQFGKNRDDALSKLVDALNVKTPGVWDYVRTPANAPPLSDEDMIRTAFIFKKAAAEPVGESVIHNDTVAFASARKPLAQVFKPVGGADDRKFIAIVNHFKSKGSAATADDTDKGQGASNIARTKQAESLLAFSKDLQASKGTNKVFLIGDFNAYAKEDPINVLTGAGYTDLEAGTGKHSYLFGGMVGSLDHILASPAAHKVVTGTDIWNINSVESVALEYSRYNNNVTNYYAADEFRASDHDPVVVGLNLATDAPASVDLQFLGINDFHGRIDTNTVLFAGTVEKLRAAAAPGATAFISAGDNIGASLFASAVAKDQPTIDVLNALELQASAVGNHEFDGGWPDLRDRVVAGGANAKFAYLGANVYQKGTTTPVLPEYKVLDMNGMKVAVIGTVTQEVPSLVTPAGIADLEFGDPVEAINRVAAKIKAGNLADLIIVENHDGAASGTPEGATLEQEVAAGGPFAKLVNETTPDVAAIFTGHTHKEYAWDAPVLDSNGQPTGKTRPIVQTGNYGENVGSVTLTVDTASKAVTAYKAAVVDRTTETAEALVAAYPRVAAVKTIVDKALAQAAEIGNQPVGAVTADITTAFTPDPAGGAPKRDDRANESTLGNLVADSLVDTLKAPELGTAEIGVVNPGGLRNELYYAPDGTITYAEANAVLPFVNNLWTTSLTGAQFKILLEQQWQTNPDGTVPSRPYQQLGLSKNVNYTYDAARAAGDRITGIWVNGAVIDPAKQYRIGTFSFLATGGDNFRVFKEGNNTKDTGLVDRDAWIKYLQGHKPVSPDFARRSVAVVNSTAAEVKAGGSITLAVSKLNLTSIGSPANATLNAVFVDSKGATLALGSVPVTAGAATVDLKVPTAAAAGTGTVVLTAVESGTVVKALVKVAATGQNPPQCTAPTKPSKWYDIVGWLRYGFAWLEYQRCLRG; encoded by the coding sequence ATGCACCAACAACATTGGAAAGTACTGGCAGGATCGGTCCTGTCGGCGGGGTTGCTTGCGGCCCCGCTGACAGCCGCTCCGGCCATGGCAGCGGATGATCCCTCGGCGCCTGCCGGCGGGTCGCCGGTGGTCATCAACGAGGCCTACCTCAGCGGTGGGAGCGCCGGTGCCGCCTACAAGAACAAATTCGTGGAGCTCTACAACTCCTCCGACTCTCCCGTCAGCCTGGCGGGATGGTCGCTGCAGTACCGGTCCGGCACTGCCACCGCTGCTCCCACGGGGATCACCCCGCTGACCGGCAGCATCCCCGCCAAGGGCTATTTCCTGGTCCAGGGCGCCACCAACAGCGGAACCTCCACAGCTCCGGCCCTTCCCACGGCCGATGTGCAGGCCACCGGGACACTGAACCCCAGTGGAACCACCGGAACGCTGGTCCTGGCACGGCAGGCCACCGCCGTTAGCCCGCTTCCTGCGGGCCCGGTAACAGAGAACGCATCAATTGCCGACCTTCTGGGCTACGGCACCTCCAACACTTTCGAAACGGCTGCGGCAACTGCGCCCACCGGCAACTCGGACGTCAAGAGCCTGAACCGCGCCAACGGCGTTGACACCAATTCCAACGCCGCCGATTTCAGCCTCAGCGCCACCATCACCCCCACTTCCTCCAACGGCGGCGGAACTCCGCCCGTTGACCCGGGCCCTGACCCGGAGCCCGGTGTCAAGACCATTGCCGAGGTCCAGGGAACCGGCACGGCCAGCCCACTGGTGGGCAGCACGGTCACTACCAGGGGCAAGGTCACCGCTGTGTACGCCACGGGCGGACTCAACGGCTACTACGTCCAGACTCCCGGAACCGGCGGCGGGACCGCCGGGGCGGCCAGGCCGGCGTCGGACGCTGTATTTATCTACTCACCGTCAACGGCCGCCACAGTCCAGGCAGGCGACTATCTGGAACTCACAGGCGTGGTCAGCGAATTTGCCAACCAGACCCAGCTCACGGTTGAAGCTGCCGGTTTGAAGAAGCTCGCTGAGGCCGCCCCCGAGGTCAAGTCCACACCGTTCACGTTGCCGGCCAATGAGGCCGCCAGGGAAAGCCTCGAAGGCATGCTCGTGGCACCCCAGGGCGACTTCACCGTCACGGACAACTACTCCTTGAACCAGTACGGCGAAATCGGCCTCGCGGCCGGGAAGTCGCCCCTGGTGCAGCCCACGGCTGTGGCCGCTTACGGCTCAGCCGAGTACGCGGCAGTGGTGGCGGACAACGCGTTGCGTGGTATCAAGCTCGACGACGGCGCGTCCACCAACTTCCTCAAGGACGCAACCACCAAAGCCCAGGCCCTGCCGTACCTGACAACCACAGATCCGGTACGCGTCGGTTCAGCCGCGCAGTTCCGCACGGACGTCATCCTGGGCTACGGCAACAACTCCTGGAAATTCCAGCCCCTTGCTGCCTTGAGCCCGGCCAATGCTGAGTCCGTCCAACCGGCCGGCTTCACCGCCAGCCGGCCCGACGGTCCGTCCGATGTTGGCGGCAACCTCAAGTTGGCTTCGTTCAACGTGCTGAACTACTTCCCCACCACCGGGGACCAGCTCACGGGCTGCAACTTCTACACTGACCGCGACGGCAACCCGATCACTGTCAAGGACGGCTGCAATGCACGCGGCGCTGCCAACGCAGAGAACTTTGAGCGCCAGCAGGACAAAATCGTAGCGGCCATCACCAAGTCGGGTGCCGACGTCGTGTCCCTTGAGGAAATCGAGAACTCGGCTCAGTTCGGCAAGAACCGTGATGACGCCCTGTCCAAGCTGGTGGACGCGCTCAACGTCAAGACACCTGGGGTGTGGGACTACGTGCGCACTCCCGCAAACGCTCCGCCGTTGAGCGATGAGGACATGATCCGGACCGCATTCATCTTCAAGAAGGCCGCGGCAGAGCCTGTGGGCGAGTCAGTCATCCACAACGACACCGTGGCATTCGCCAGCGCCCGCAAGCCCCTCGCGCAGGTTTTCAAGCCGGTGGGCGGAGCCGATGACAGGAAGTTCATCGCGATCGTGAACCACTTCAAGTCCAAGGGCTCGGCCGCCACCGCGGACGATACCGACAAGGGCCAGGGTGCCTCGAACATTGCCCGCACCAAGCAGGCCGAATCATTGCTCGCTTTCTCCAAGGACCTCCAGGCCTCAAAGGGCACCAATAAGGTCTTCCTGATCGGCGACTTCAATGCCTACGCCAAGGAAGACCCCATCAACGTCCTCACCGGAGCCGGGTACACCGACCTTGAGGCAGGCACGGGCAAGCACTCGTACCTCTTTGGCGGCATGGTGGGTTCTTTGGACCACATCCTCGCCTCCCCGGCCGCCCACAAGGTGGTCACCGGCACCGACATCTGGAATATCAACTCCGTGGAGTCCGTCGCACTGGAGTACAGCAGGTATAACAACAATGTGACCAACTACTACGCCGCGGACGAGTTCCGGGCCAGCGACCACGACCCCGTGGTGGTGGGCCTGAACCTGGCCACGGACGCACCGGCAAGCGTTGACCTGCAGTTCCTGGGGATCAACGACTTCCACGGACGCATCGACACCAACACGGTGCTTTTTGCCGGAACGGTTGAAAAGCTCAGGGCCGCAGCCGCCCCCGGCGCTACGGCCTTCATCTCGGCCGGTGACAACATCGGAGCCTCACTCTTCGCCTCTGCGGTGGCAAAGGACCAGCCCACCATTGACGTCCTGAACGCTTTGGAACTGCAGGCCTCTGCTGTGGGCAACCACGAGTTCGACGGCGGTTGGCCGGACCTGCGCGACCGCGTCGTCGCTGGAGGCGCCAACGCGAAGTTTGCCTACCTCGGAGCCAACGTGTACCAGAAGGGCACCACCACACCGGTCCTGCCGGAGTACAAGGTCCTGGACATGAACGGGATGAAGGTGGCCGTTATCGGCACAGTCACACAGGAAGTTCCTTCGCTGGTGACACCCGCCGGAATCGCGGACCTCGAATTCGGCGATCCTGTGGAGGCCATCAACCGGGTGGCGGCCAAGATCAAGGCCGGCAACCTCGCTGACCTCATCATCGTGGAAAACCACGACGGCGCGGCTTCCGGGACCCCTGAGGGTGCCACGTTGGAGCAGGAAGTCGCAGCGGGCGGTCCGTTCGCCAAACTGGTCAATGAAACCACTCCGGACGTGGCGGCGATCTTCACCGGCCACACGCATAAGGAATACGCCTGGGACGCCCCGGTACTGGACTCCAACGGCCAGCCGACCGGCAAGACCCGCCCCATCGTTCAGACCGGCAACTACGGCGAGAATGTGGGCAGCGTGACGCTCACGGTGGATACCGCAAGCAAAGCTGTGACTGCTTACAAGGCAGCCGTGGTGGACCGGACCACCGAAACCGCGGAGGCCTTGGTGGCTGCCTACCCACGGGTTGCCGCGGTAAAGACGATCGTGGACAAGGCTCTGGCCCAGGCAGCGGAAATTGGCAACCAGCCAGTAGGCGCAGTCACCGCTGATATCACCACTGCGTTCACTCCCGATCCTGCCGGCGGGGCCCCTAAGCGCGACGATCGCGCGAACGAGTCCACGCTGGGCAACCTGGTGGCGGACTCCCTGGTGGATACGCTCAAGGCGCCAGAACTGGGAACCGCGGAGATCGGCGTCGTCAACCCGGGCGGCCTGCGCAACGAGCTCTACTACGCGCCCGACGGCACCATCACCTACGCCGAGGCCAATGCGGTCCTGCCGTTCGTGAACAACCTGTGGACCACCTCCCTGACGGGCGCACAGTTCAAGATCCTTCTTGAGCAGCAGTGGCAGACAAACCCTGACGGAACCGTACCCAGCCGCCCCTACCAGCAGTTGGGTCTGTCCAAGAACGTCAATTACACCTACGACGCCGCACGCGCTGCCGGAGACCGGATTACGGGCATTTGGGTGAACGGCGCCGTGATTGACCCCGCCAAGCAGTACAGGATCGGCACCTTCAGCTTCCTGGCTACCGGTGGTGACAACTTCCGGGTCTTCAAGGAGGGGAACAACACGAAGGACACCGGGCTGGTGGACCGTGATGCGTGGATCAAGTATCTGCAGGGGCACAAGCCTGTGTCGCCGGACTTCGCCCGCCGTTCCGTCGCCGTGGTGAACTCCACCGCAGCAGAGGTCAAAGCAGGTGGATCCATCACGCTGGCTGTCTCCAAGCTGAACCTCACCTCGATCGGCAGCCCAGCCAACGCAACACTGAACGCAGTCTTTGTTGACAGCAAGGGTGCCACGTTGGCCCTCGGATCCGTGCCGGTAACAGCAGGGGCGGCCACCGTGGACCTCAAGGTGCCCACAGCGGCGGCCGCAGGTACCGGCACCGTGGTGCTGACCGCCGTCGAAAGCGGGACCGTGGTGAAGGCACTCGTGAAGGTTGCCGCGACCGGCCAGAACCCGCCCCAGTGCACCGCACCCACCAAACCCTCCAAGTGGTACGACATCGTGGGCTGGCTCAGGTATGGGTTCGCCTGGTTGGAGTACCAGAGGTGCCTGAGGGGCTAA
- a CDS encoding septum formation family protein has protein sequence MHHFSRGLKTAAALGMASIALAGCSLISSGDAKRDESGKPTESSKADAFKVKLGDCIANPDSQEVVDVTIIPCDQSHDLEAYGVTNMDASTFPGDTEVGAEAEKYCGAQFTTFVGLPFDESELEVTFLHPTSDSWKNGDREIVCLVGGASGAATTGSLKGAAK, from the coding sequence ATGCACCACTTTTCACGAGGCCTGAAGACTGCCGCCGCACTTGGCATGGCATCGATCGCGCTGGCGGGCTGTTCGTTGATAAGCAGCGGCGATGCCAAACGGGACGAATCAGGAAAGCCCACGGAATCGTCCAAGGCCGATGCCTTCAAGGTCAAACTTGGCGACTGCATCGCCAATCCGGACAGCCAGGAAGTTGTGGATGTCACCATCATTCCGTGCGATCAGAGCCACGACCTTGAGGCCTACGGGGTAACCAATATGGACGCCTCAACGTTCCCCGGCGACACGGAAGTCGGTGCCGAGGCCGAAAAGTACTGCGGTGCCCAATTCACCACCTTCGTTGGCTTGCCGTTCGACGAATCCGAGCTGGAGGTCACCTTCCTGCACCCCACCAGTGATTCCTGGAAAAACGGCGACCGCGAAATCGTCTGCCTGGTCGGCGGAGCGTCCGGAGCCGCCACCACCGGGTCACTCAAGGGCGCCGCCAAATAG